The Vibrio tubiashii ATCC 19109 genome has a segment encoding these proteins:
- a CDS encoding AsmA family protein, with protein sequence MKKLFLIIAIPVVVILGALIALVTLVNPNQFKPLIVEQAKTHTGLDLVIDGDISWQFFPSIGFELGQTELRNPKGFEQLNMFKVDTVGVDVSVMPLFSQQLEIGNITLDGAAFSLETLPDGSKNIDALTQAQAAQAETTTAPATSESSSQPVTEDAPQSSGGASAWTINLAGVTVSNASVEIQDKQAGSFTKLYDVSLNLSQFAVDTWTKADFAAKGEANQQKFTAKGDAEFKLAKGFKEYALRNINLDATFSDPATKIDSAKIGLETFEFDKANALSYAVVGNAAGLDIDMKGSASLQVDQAISKVLMNQMVLNATFKGDSLPQSPMKVDMASDLTFDLTKNHLSFVLEKLTANALAFDGKADVTLGDIPKVRFALHSPNIDLDEFLGLGKAAPAQAPSDTDPASEAPQQKPEQTSPQKPAQEVEPDLSALKTLDVKGQITIDKFKANNAKMQNVKASFSVNRGVAELTSFTSNLYQGSISATARLDARKSPASYTAKKRIKGVKVQPLLIDVANNDMLEGTGNIDVDVKGSSLTPTGIKKNLVGTIVINFEDGAVNGINVAQLIRENYSKIKGEKLEGGDEVQKTDFSAMKATLKLNKGNVSTNDLHMQSPLLRIRGNGSANYLNETVDFTVSTSIVGSLKGQGGKDIDELKDVTIPINISGSWAQPKFKLIFDDVLKQKAEKEIDRGLKKLDEKLGEKIKDEKTKEAVNSLIKGLFN encoded by the coding sequence ATGAAGAAACTGTTCCTAATCATAGCAATCCCAGTGGTTGTTATTCTCGGTGCTTTAATTGCACTGGTTACTTTAGTTAACCCAAACCAATTTAAACCACTTATCGTTGAACAAGCGAAAACCCATACTGGTCTTGATCTTGTTATCGATGGTGATATCAGTTGGCAATTTTTCCCGTCGATTGGTTTCGAGCTAGGTCAAACCGAGCTTCGTAACCCGAAAGGCTTTGAACAACTGAACATGTTCAAGGTGGATACGGTCGGTGTGGATGTCTCCGTGATGCCACTGTTCAGCCAACAGCTTGAAATTGGTAACATCACGCTTGATGGCGCAGCTTTCTCGCTGGAAACCTTACCTGATGGTAGTAAGAACATCGACGCGCTAACTCAAGCGCAAGCGGCTCAAGCTGAGACGACAACTGCGCCAGCAACTTCAGAAAGCAGTTCGCAGCCAGTAACAGAAGATGCGCCTCAAAGTAGTGGCGGCGCTTCGGCTTGGACAATCAACTTGGCTGGAGTCACTGTCTCTAATGCGTCGGTCGAAATTCAAGATAAACAAGCAGGGTCATTTACCAAGCTGTATGACGTTTCATTGAATCTGTCTCAGTTTGCTGTTGATACTTGGACTAAAGCGGACTTTGCCGCCAAAGGTGAAGCGAATCAGCAGAAATTTACCGCCAAAGGTGATGCTGAGTTTAAGCTAGCAAAGGGCTTTAAAGAGTACGCGCTACGCAACATTAACCTTGATGCGACATTTAGCGATCCTGCAACAAAAATCGATAGCGCTAAAATTGGGCTAGAAACGTTTGAGTTCGATAAAGCCAATGCGCTGAGCTATGCCGTTGTGGGTAATGCAGCTGGTCTGGATATCGATATGAAGGGTTCGGCGTCTTTGCAAGTCGATCAAGCGATCAGCAAAGTACTGATGAACCAAATGGTTCTAAATGCCACGTTCAAAGGAGACTCACTACCTCAGTCACCTATGAAGGTAGATATGGCATCTGACTTGACGTTTGACCTGACTAAGAACCACCTGAGCTTTGTGCTAGAAAAGCTAACCGCAAATGCATTGGCGTTTGATGGTAAAGCTGATGTGACGCTAGGTGATATTCCTAAAGTTCGATTTGCTTTGCATAGCCCGAATATAGATTTGGACGAGTTTTTAGGATTGGGCAAAGCGGCTCCGGCGCAAGCGCCATCTGACACAGATCCAGCTTCAGAAGCACCGCAGCAAAAGCCTGAACAAACTTCGCCACAGAAACCTGCTCAAGAAGTGGAACCTGATCTCTCTGCGCTGAAAACGTTGGATGTGAAAGGTCAGATTACTATCGACAAGTTCAAAGCTAACAACGCCAAAATGCAGAACGTAAAGGCGAGTTTCTCAGTTAACCGAGGAGTGGCAGAACTGACTTCATTTACATCAAACCTATATCAGGGCTCTATCAGCGCTACGGCTCGATTAGATGCGCGTAAGTCACCAGCAAGCTACACCGCGAAAAAACGTATCAAAGGTGTAAAAGTACAGCCTCTGCTGATTGATGTGGCAAACAACGATATGCTTGAAGGCACGGGCAATATTGATGTCGACGTTAAAGGTAGCAGCTTAACCCCAACAGGCATTAAGAAGAATCTAGTCGGTACAATAGTCATTAACTTTGAAGATGGCGCAGTGAACGGCATTAACGTTGCTCAGTTAATTCGTGAGAATTACTCCAAGATCAAAGGTGAGAAGCTAGAAGGTGGTGATGAAGTCCAGAAAACGGACTTTAGTGCAATGAAAGCAACCTTGAAGCTGAACAAAGGCAATGTGTCTACTAATGATCTTCATATGCAGTCACCACTATTACGCATCCGTGGTAACGGCAGTGCCAATTACCTCAACGAAACAGTCGATTTCACGGTCAGCACCTCTATCGTTGGTTCACTGAAAGGTCAAGGTGGCAAGGACATTGATGAACTGAAAGATGTGACAATTCCAATCAATATCTCGGGTTCTTGGGCACAACCTAAGTTCAAACTCATCTTTGATGATGTACTTAAGCAAAAAGCCGAGAAAGAGATCGATCGTGGATTGAAGAAACTCGATGAGAAACTTGGTGAAAAAATCAAAGATGAGAAGACCAAAGAAGCGGTTAATAGCTTAATCAAAGGGCTGTTTAACTAA
- the udk gene encoding uridine kinase, with protein sequence MSDNNQCVIVGIAGASASGKSLIASTIYNELREKVGDHQIGVITEDCYYNDQGHLSMDERVKTNYDHPSALDHDLLCEHLEQLVKGQAVEVPEYSYTEHTRTDNTTTMTPKKVIILEGILLLTDPRLRDLMHATVFMDTPLDICLLRRVKRDVEERGRTMDSVLKQYQETVRPMFMQFIEPSKQYADIIVPRGGKNRIAIDVLKAHIAKLLKA encoded by the coding sequence ATGTCTGATAATAATCAATGCGTCATCGTAGGTATTGCTGGCGCGTCTGCTTCTGGAAAAAGTTTAATCGCGAGCACTATTTACAATGAACTACGTGAAAAAGTGGGCGATCATCAAATTGGTGTGATTACGGAAGATTGCTACTACAACGATCAAGGCCATCTTAGTATGGACGAGCGTGTAAAAACCAACTACGACCACCCAAGCGCACTAGACCATGATCTATTGTGTGAACATCTAGAGCAGTTAGTTAAGGGACAAGCGGTAGAAGTACCTGAGTACAGCTACACAGAACACACCCGAACTGACAACACAACGACAATGACACCGAAGAAAGTCATTATTCTTGAAGGTATTTTGCTGCTTACTGACCCACGTCTGCGTGACTTAATGCATGCGACGGTATTTATGGACACGCCACTGGATATCTGTCTGCTTCGTCGTGTTAAACGTGATGTTGAAGAGCGCGGCCGTACTATGGACTCTGTTCTGAAGCAGTACCAAGAAACGGTTCGTCCTATGTTTATGCAGTTTATCGAGCCTTCAAAGCAATACGCAGACATTATTGTTCCACGTGGTGGTAAAAACCGCATCGCGATCGATGTATTAAAAGCCCATATTGCAAAACTTTTGAAAGCTTAA